A segment of the Plasmodium gaboni strain SY75 chromosome Unknown, whole genome shotgun sequence genome:
aaaattttttacaATGAGTACTAAATTgaaatttaaataaaaaaaaaaaaaaaagtaaaaaaaaattttatatacatatatatatacatatatatatatatatacatatatacgtatatatatatatacatatatatatacatatatatatatatacatacatacatatatatatatacatatatacatatatatatatatatatatatatatatatatatatatacatatatacatatatatatatatatttacattttttatagaaaaaaacCCCGACCCGACCTGCAGATATTTTTAGCGTCCTTGAGATACCCCAAAATGATTATGAGATACCAACATCCAAATCTTCCAACCGCTATATCCCATATAGTCGATATAAAGGCAAAACATACATATACGTGGAAAACGACAATAATAGTGACAACTATGTGGTAACATCTGATACCACGGACGTAACTTCCTCGTCCGAAAGTGAATATGAAGAGATGGATATCAATGatatatatccatataGATCGCCTAAATATAAAACTTTAATTGAAGTAGTACTAAAACCTAGCAGCAAAACATATGATGCAGaaaatacacatatatataatatagtGGATACTAGCGATATACCAAGTGGTAATAAACAAAGCGTAACACCAAGTGATATACCCACAAATAAACTTACAGATGAGGAATGGAATCAACTGAAACAAGATTTTATATCGCAATATTTACTAAATATACCAAAGGATTTACCTAATGAAAATATCattgatgataatatgCCTAAAAATACACAACCTAACATTTTAGATGTTAGTAATGAGGAAAAACCTTTTATTACATCTATTCAGGATAGATATCTTGATAATCATGAAAAAATCAATTACGATATAGATTGGAATGTTCCGGAAAATATCACAACGAATAACGTGGATATACCCAAATATGTTACATCAAACGACAAATATTCTGGAATTGATT
Coding sequences within it:
- a CDS encoding putative EMP1-like protein, whose amino-acid sequence is KKTPTRPADIFSVLEIPQNDYEIPTSKSSNRYIPYSRYKGKTYIYVENDNNSDNYVVTSDTTDVTSSSESEYEEMDINDIYPYRSPKYKTLIEVVLKPSSKTYDAENTHIYNIVDTSDIPSGNKQSVTPSDIPTNKLTDEEWNQLKQDFISQYLLNIPKDLPNENIIDDNMPKNTQPNILDVSNEEKPFITSIQDRYLDNHEKINYDIDWNVPENITTNNVDIPKYVTSNDKYSGIDLINDSLNSGNDIYDELLKRKENELFGTKHPKHTSTNSVVKQTYSDPILNQLDLFDKWLDRHRSNQWKNKPDMSNEEWNRQHDDNIPVENDNNTTHKMFNTNLYVEISSDMTPRSNMDISGTNTIYSDTNRYTYFDDISIDEVSPFNNRDKLFNTNLYVEISSDMT